In Salinigranum marinum, one DNA window encodes the following:
- a CDS encoding ester cyclase, whose translation MAAEPHPTESENARIVRRYVEEFLSGGDVAVATELTHDDLRVHQLGADIERSGRTLTVKELSRLREAVPDYTLTIEELFEGDEVVTVHATASGTPTRRRRSLVPTGRSFSIPAVYVFRLADGRIAEQWVLTDRLGVGEQLGLVPPTLRGLWGLLRSRFRAWVGGRRR comes from the coding sequence ATGGCGGCCGAACCGCATCCCACGGAGTCCGAGAACGCGCGGATCGTCCGGCGATACGTCGAGGAGTTCCTCAGCGGCGGTGACGTGGCGGTCGCCACCGAACTCACCCACGACGACCTCCGGGTCCACCAGTTGGGCGCGGACATCGAACGGAGCGGGCGGACGCTGACCGTCAAGGAGCTGTCCCGGCTCCGCGAGGCAGTTCCGGACTACACGCTCACGATCGAGGAACTGTTCGAGGGCGACGAGGTCGTGACCGTGCACGCGACCGCGAGCGGGACGCCGACGCGGCGTCGAAGGAGCCTCGTCCCGACCGGGCGCTCGTTCTCCATCCCCGCGGTCTACGTGTTCCGGCTCGCCGACGGGCGGATCGCCGAACAGTGGGTGCTCACGGACCGGCTGGGCGTCGGCGAACAACTCGGGCTCGTGCCACCGACGCTGCGGGGGCTCTGGGGCCTGCTTCGGAGCCGGTTCCGGGCGTGGGTCGGCGGGCGGCGGCGCTGA
- the tuf gene encoding translation elongation factor EF-1 subunit alpha has product MSDKPHQNLAIIGHVDHGKSTLVGRLLFETGSVPDHVIEQHRNEAEEKGKGGFEFAYVMDNLAEERERGLTIDIAHQEFDTDAYYFTIVDCPGHRDFVKNMITGASQADNAVLVVAADDGVAPQTREHVFLARTLGINELIIGVNKMDKVAYDESRYRAVVDEVKKLLGQVRFATEDASFVPISAFEGDNVAEPSDAMPWWEGRTLLEALNELPEPEPPTDAPLRLPIQDVYSISGIGTVPVGRVETGRMRPGDDVSFQPSDVGGEVKTIEMHHEEVPEAKPGDNVGFNVRGVGSDDVRRGDVCGPAADPPTVAETFTAQIVVMQHPSVITAGYTPVFHAHTAQVAGTFESLDRKIDPASGEVQQDEPEYLEAGDAAVVTIRPQKPLAIERSSEIPELGSFAVRDMGQTVAAGRVLEITER; this is encoded by the coding sequence ATGAGCGACAAACCGCACCAGAACCTGGCCATCATCGGCCACGTCGACCACGGGAAGAGCACGCTCGTCGGCCGGCTCCTGTTCGAGACTGGCTCGGTGCCGGACCACGTCATCGAACAGCACAGGAACGAAGCCGAGGAGAAGGGCAAGGGCGGATTCGAGTTCGCCTACGTGATGGACAACCTCGCCGAGGAGCGCGAGCGGGGGCTGACGATCGACATCGCCCACCAGGAGTTCGACACCGACGCGTACTACTTCACCATCGTCGACTGTCCGGGCCACCGTGACTTCGTGAAGAACATGATCACGGGTGCCTCGCAGGCCGACAACGCCGTGCTCGTCGTCGCCGCCGACGACGGCGTCGCGCCGCAGACCCGCGAGCACGTCTTCCTCGCACGCACGCTGGGGATCAACGAGCTCATCATCGGCGTCAACAAGATGGACAAGGTGGCGTACGACGAGTCGCGCTACCGCGCGGTCGTCGACGAGGTGAAGAAGCTCCTGGGACAGGTCCGCTTTGCGACCGAGGACGCGAGCTTCGTCCCAATCTCGGCGTTCGAGGGCGACAACGTCGCCGAGCCCTCCGACGCGATGCCCTGGTGGGAGGGTCGGACGCTCCTCGAAGCGCTGAACGAACTGCCGGAGCCGGAGCCGCCGACGGACGCGCCGCTCCGACTCCCGATCCAGGACGTCTACTCCATCTCCGGCATCGGCACCGTCCCCGTCGGCCGGGTCGAGACCGGCCGGATGCGCCCCGGTGACGACGTCTCTTTTCAGCCCTCGGACGTGGGCGGTGAGGTGAAGACAATCGAGATGCACCACGAGGAGGTTCCGGAAGCGAAGCCGGGCGACAATGTCGGCTTCAACGTCCGCGGCGTCGGCAGCGACGACGTCCGCCGCGGCGACGTCTGCGGCCCCGCCGCCGATCCACCGACGGTCGCCGAGACGTTCACCGCACAGATCGTCGTGATGCAACACCCCTCCGTGATAACCGCGGGCTACACGCCGGTGTTCCACGCCCACACCGCGCAGGTCGCCGGCACCTTCGAGTCGCTCGACCGGAAGATCGACCCAGCGAGCGGCGAGGTTCAGCAGGACGAGCCCGAGTACCTGGAGGCGGGCGACGCCGCGGTCGTCACCATCCGCCCGCAGAAGCCGCTCGCGATCGAGCGCTCCTCGGAGATCCCCGAGCTCGGGAGCTTCGCCGTCCGTGACATGGGCCAGACGGTCGCCGCGGGGCGGGTCCTCGAGATCACGGAACGGTGA
- a CDS encoding CapA family protein gives MTRVRVGFTGDVMFGRNVDRRQRRRPVDAVWGDLLGRLRRLDGLVINLECALSTRGSEWTETSRPFHFRADPDWAVPALDRAGVDCCTLANNHVLDYGDVALDDTLDALDAGGFAHAGAGRDVDAAARPATFEVGGLDVTVVSLTDNTPEYAATTENAGTAYVELDADPETETETGGVPGVAAGSRPTVERVLAAARATEPDLLVASLHLGPNMVERPSRAEERFARWLVDGGVDVVHGHSAHVFNGVAVRDGSVLLYDTGDFVDDYAVDATLRNDRSFLFVVTVDAGVPRELRLVPVRISDCAVHEAMGRDARWCRRTMRERSERYGTTFRRAGEALVLALDG, from the coding sequence GTGACGCGCGTCAGGGTCGGCTTCACGGGCGACGTGATGTTCGGGCGCAACGTGGACCGCCGCCAGCGCCGTCGGCCCGTCGACGCGGTGTGGGGTGATCTGCTCGGTCGGCTCCGACGGCTCGACGGACTGGTGATCAACCTCGAGTGCGCCCTGTCGACGCGCGGGAGCGAGTGGACCGAGACATCCCGCCCGTTTCACTTCCGTGCCGATCCCGACTGGGCCGTGCCCGCGCTCGACCGCGCCGGCGTCGACTGCTGTACGCTCGCCAACAACCACGTCCTCGACTACGGCGACGTCGCCCTCGACGACACGCTCGACGCGCTCGACGCCGGCGGCTTCGCACACGCGGGGGCCGGCCGCGACGTCGACGCGGCCGCACGACCGGCGACGTTCGAGGTGGGCGGGCTCGACGTGACCGTCGTCTCGCTCACCGACAACACGCCCGAGTACGCCGCGACCACCGAGAATGCGGGGACGGCGTACGTCGAACTCGACGCCGACCCCGAAACCGAGACCGAGACGGGGGGCGTGCCCGGCGTCGCCGCCGGGAGCCGGCCGACCGTAGAGCGGGTGCTCGCGGCCGCGCGGGCCACGGAGCCCGACCTGCTCGTCGCGTCACTCCACCTCGGGCCGAACATGGTCGAGCGGCCCTCGCGGGCCGAAGAGCGGTTCGCCCGGTGGCTCGTCGACGGGGGCGTCGACGTCGTCCACGGCCACAGCGCCCACGTGTTCAACGGCGTCGCGGTGCGAGACGGGAGCGTCCTGTTGTACGACACGGGCGACTTCGTCGACGACTACGCCGTCGACGCGACGCTCCGGAACGACCGTTCGTTCCTCTTCGTGGTGACCGTCGACGCCGGCGTCCCGCGCGAACTCCGCCTGGTCCCGGTCCGGATCAGCGACTGTGCGGTCCACGAGGCGATGGGGAGGGACGCGCGGTGGTGCCGGCGGACGATGCGCGAGCGGTCCGAGCGGTACGGAACGACGTTTCGGCGCGCGGGTGAGGCGCTCGTCCTCGCGCTCGACGGGTGA
- a CDS encoding dCTP deaminase, with the protein MSPDDLAERIEHLVHRGTQLHDAGVDLTVASVHAVAGPAQVDFGGGELTDATTSALEPTKRDPDDDYGWWRLGGGTYLLGYNESLSGNALAQLQPRVELVERGVSHPTLRVADLPRVPLTVPAAGVHLKENARVSTLVSLD; encoded by the coding sequence ATGTCTCCCGACGACCTCGCGGAGCGAATCGAGCACCTCGTCCACCGCGGGACCCAGCTTCACGACGCGGGCGTCGACCTCACGGTCGCGTCCGTCCACGCCGTCGCGGGCCCCGCCCAGGTCGACTTCGGCGGCGGCGAACTCACCGACGCGACGACGAGCGCGCTCGAACCCACGAAGCGCGACCCGGACGACGACTACGGCTGGTGGCGACTCGGCGGCGGGACGTACCTCCTCGGGTACAACGAGTCGCTGTCGGGGAACGCGCTCGCACAGCTCCAGCCGCGGGTCGAACTCGTCGAGCGCGGCGTCTCGCATCCGACGCTCCGCGTCGCCGACCTCCCACGGGTGCCCCTTACCGTGCCGGCTGCGGGCGTCCACCTCAAGGAGAACGCGCGGGTGTCGACGCTCGTCTCCCTGGACTGA
- a CDS encoding methionine synthase yields the protein MTGHRTAGVDTREQFRPEGHGSDHFILTSVVGSYPKPKWLNRAADLAEDPESKFTDEHLHEAHDDACRVIVDEHERAGLDTVVDGEMRRNEMVEFFAHRIDGYEFHGPVKVWGHNYFDKPSVVEEVEYDEPWLVDEFEFTHDAASRPVKMPITGPYTLASWSFNEAYPSEAELAYDLADLVNREVEKLVDAGARYIQIDEPALATTPDDHAIVGECLDRIVADIDEEVRIGLHVCYGDYSRIYPEVNDFPIDEFDVELCNGGFEQIDVFTDPAFEPDLALGVVDAHTAEVEPVEEIKRNIRQGLKVVPPEKLTVSPDCGLKLLPRDVAYGKMRNMVTATREIEAELDAGEIDLANPLPTA from the coding sequence ATGACCGGACACCGGACGGCCGGCGTCGACACCCGCGAGCAGTTCCGCCCCGAGGGTCACGGGTCCGACCACTTCATTCTCACGTCCGTCGTGGGGTCGTACCCGAAGCCGAAATGGCTCAACCGTGCCGCCGACCTCGCCGAGGACCCCGAATCGAAGTTCACCGACGAACACCTCCACGAGGCCCACGACGACGCCTGCCGCGTCATCGTCGACGAACACGAACGCGCCGGCCTCGACACCGTCGTCGACGGCGAGATGCGCCGCAACGAGATGGTGGAGTTCTTCGCCCACCGCATCGACGGCTACGAGTTCCACGGGCCGGTGAAGGTGTGGGGTCACAACTACTTCGACAAGCCCTCGGTCGTCGAGGAGGTCGAGTACGACGAGCCGTGGCTGGTCGACGAGTTCGAGTTCACACATGACGCCGCCTCCAGGCCGGTGAAGATGCCCATCACGGGGCCGTACACCCTGGCGAGCTGGTCTTTCAACGAGGCGTACCCCTCGGAAGCAGAACTCGCGTACGACCTCGCCGACCTCGTCAACCGCGAGGTCGAGAAACTGGTCGACGCCGGGGCTCGGTACATCCAGATCGACGAGCCCGCGCTGGCGACGACGCCCGACGACCACGCCATCGTCGGCGAGTGCCTGGATCGGATCGTCGCGGATATCGACGAGGAGGTCCGCATCGGCCTCCACGTCTGTTACGGCGACTACTCGCGCATCTACCCCGAGGTCAACGACTTCCCCATCGACGAGTTCGACGTCGAACTCTGCAACGGCGGGTTCGAGCAGATCGACGTGTTCACCGACCCCGCGTTCGAGCCCGACCTCGCGCTCGGCGTCGTCGACGCCCATACCGCCGAGGTCGAACCGGTCGAGGAGATCAAGCGGAACATTCGGCAGGGCCTGAAAGTCGTCCCGCCGGAGAAGCTCACCGTCTCGCCCGACTGCGGGCTGAAGCTCCTCCCGCGTGACGTCGCCTACGGCAAGATGCGGAACATGGTGACCGCGACCCGCGAGATCGAGGCCGAACTCGACGCCGGCGAGATCGACCTCGCGAACCCGCTGCCGACGGCGTAG
- a CDS encoding 5-methyltetrahydropteroyltriglutamate--homocysteine methyltransferase has protein sequence MTELVATTPGLFPLPDWAKEGLSDLKGHQKGDLIGGDEGEEIVAAYDRARSEAIEHQHEAGLDRVVEGQLRWDDMLAHPLTVHDSVETGGIVRYYDNNNFYRDPQIRGDLDFSGDVAAELEAAADLTDEPLQAVLPGPYSLADLATDEHYGSDEELLAGVTDFLAGEVEAFPDHETLFLLEPSLVESPPGADLDERVPEAISQVAAETDADVVVHTYWGAVDEKTYAHLMDSSVEALGFDLVAGDREETIYNVTEYGTTSDVALGLVDGQNTRVESPETVRERVDWFTEQVPAQEFDTVYLTSNAELFYLPVSKYREKLGTLAAAAAAEEVEA, from the coding sequence ATGACTGAACTCGTAGCGACGACACCAGGGCTGTTCCCACTGCCCGACTGGGCGAAGGAGGGACTGTCCGACCTGAAGGGGCACCAGAAAGGTGACCTCATCGGCGGCGACGAAGGGGAGGAGATCGTAGCGGCGTACGACCGCGCCCGGAGCGAGGCCATCGAGCACCAGCACGAGGCGGGGTTGGACCGCGTCGTCGAGGGACAGCTGCGCTGGGACGACATGCTCGCGCACCCGCTGACCGTCCACGACAGCGTCGAGACGGGCGGGATCGTGCGGTACTACGACAACAACAACTTCTACCGCGACCCCCAGATCAGGGGTGACCTCGACTTCTCCGGTGACGTCGCGGCGGAGCTCGAAGCGGCCGCCGACCTGACCGACGAGCCGCTCCAGGCCGTCCTGCCGGGACCGTACTCGCTGGCCGATCTCGCGACCGACGAGCACTACGGGAGCGACGAAGAGCTCCTCGCCGGCGTCACGGACTTTCTCGCGGGCGAGGTCGAGGCGTTCCCCGACCACGAGACCCTGTTCCTGCTCGAACCCTCGCTCGTCGAGTCGCCGCCCGGTGCGGACCTCGACGAACGCGTGCCGGAGGCCATCTCGCAGGTCGCCGCCGAGACCGACGCCGACGTGGTTGTCCACACCTACTGGGGTGCCGTCGACGAGAAGACGTACGCCCACCTGATGGATTCGAGCGTGGAAGCGCTCGGCTTCGACCTCGTCGCGGGCGACCGCGAGGAGACGATCTACAACGTGACCGAGTACGGCACGACGTCGGACGTGGCGCTCGGGCTGGTCGACGGGCAGAACACGCGGGTCGAATCGCCCGAGACCGTCCGCGAGCGCGTCGACTGGTTCACCGAGCAGGTTCCCGCCCAGGAGTTCGACACGGTGTATCTGACGTCGAACGCCGAGCTGTTCTACCTGCCCGTCTCGAAGTACCGCGAGAAGCTGGGGACGCTGGCCGCGGCGGCCGCCGCCGAGGAGGTCGAAGCATGA
- a CDS encoding HemK2/MTQ2 family protein methyltransferase has product MSRDDLAARRGVETSVYQPAEDSALLARAAVDAVSATDRTLEVGTGSGWVAERIAAETTAEVVAADLNPHACRQARSRARALESEGEGGFDVVAADLVSPFADATFDVVLFNPPYLPTDPDNEWDDWMERALSGGESGRAVIDPFLDTVGRVLSPDGFVLLLVSSLAGYEAVLDRARARGFSAEKAVEESYPFETLTVVRLRSDRD; this is encoded by the coding sequence GTGAGCCGCGACGACCTCGCGGCGCGCCGCGGCGTCGAGACGTCGGTGTACCAACCCGCCGAGGACTCGGCGTTGCTCGCGCGGGCCGCGGTCGACGCCGTTTCGGCCACGGATCGGACGCTGGAGGTCGGCACTGGCTCGGGGTGGGTCGCCGAACGGATCGCGGCGGAGACGACCGCCGAGGTGGTCGCCGCGGACCTGAACCCCCACGCCTGCCGGCAGGCGCGCTCGCGTGCCCGGGCGCTTGAATCCGAGGGAGAAGGCGGGTTCGACGTCGTCGCGGCCGACCTCGTCTCGCCGTTCGCCGACGCCACGTTCGACGTCGTCCTGTTCAACCCGCCGTACCTCCCGACCGACCCCGACAACGAGTGGGACGACTGGATGGAGCGGGCGCTGTCGGGTGGAGAGTCGGGCCGAGCGGTCATCGATCCGTTTCTCGACACCGTCGGACGCGTCCTGTCGCCCGACGGCTTCGTGTTGTTGCTCGTCAGTAGCCTCGCGGGCTACGAGGCTGTGCTCGACCGCGCCCGCGCCCGCGGCTTCTCGGCGGAGAAAGCGGTCGAGGAGTCGTACCCGTTCGAGACGCTCACCGTCGTCCGGCTCCGCTCCGACCGCGACTAA
- a CDS encoding mechanosensitive ion channel family protein, with translation MLQLGGLDALVPSLTGKALVTLVTLAVVLATWRAVERLHDHDTDTVPRTLRHFGLSAASVLVTAAGGLVVIAVWGLTGPLVDVIESYSLGPETVVNGVLAMIILATAYGTTDLVGRVTRELTDSRHAISEHQREILYRLSQVSIYVVALSIILGLWGVNLGGLLVGAGFLGIVVGLAARQTLGALLAGFVLMFSRPFEIGDWVEIGDHEGIVTEITIVTTRMQTFDGEYVMVPNDVVSAESVVNRSRKGRLRIEVDVGIDYDADPRHAAELARDAVRGLDAVLRVPTPQVVVKEFADSAIMLGVRVWIDNPSARRKWRTRTAVVGAVKEAFEREGVKIPFPQREVMGREETGGLLLSEGQRLTGDPESATAEPDGGRSRPDEDGGGDGS, from the coding sequence ATGCTCCAGCTCGGCGGGCTCGACGCGCTCGTCCCCTCGCTCACTGGGAAGGCGCTCGTGACGCTCGTGACGCTCGCGGTCGTGCTGGCGACGTGGCGCGCGGTCGAGCGGCTCCACGACCACGACACCGACACGGTGCCGCGGACGCTCCGGCACTTCGGGCTCTCGGCGGCGAGCGTCCTCGTGACCGCAGCCGGCGGGCTGGTCGTCATCGCCGTGTGGGGGCTCACGGGCCCGCTCGTCGACGTCATCGAGTCGTACAGTCTCGGCCCGGAGACCGTCGTCAACGGCGTCCTCGCGATGATCATCCTCGCGACCGCGTACGGGACGACCGACCTCGTGGGCCGGGTGACCCGCGAGCTCACGGACAGTCGCCACGCCATCAGCGAACACCAGCGCGAGATCCTCTACCGCCTCTCGCAGGTGTCGATCTACGTCGTCGCCCTCTCGATCATCCTCGGGCTGTGGGGCGTCAACCTCGGCGGCCTGCTCGTCGGCGCGGGCTTTCTCGGGATCGTCGTCGGGCTCGCGGCCCGGCAGACGCTCGGCGCGCTCCTGGCCGGCTTCGTCCTCATGTTCTCCCGCCCGTTCGAAATCGGCGACTGGGTCGAGATCGGCGATCACGAGGGGATCGTCACCGAAATCACCATCGTCACCACCCGGATGCAGACGTTCGACGGCGAGTACGTCATGGTGCCGAACGACGTCGTCTCCGCCGAGAGCGTCGTCAACCGCTCGCGGAAAGGGCGGTTGCGGATCGAGGTGGACGTCGGCATCGACTACGACGCCGATCCCAGGCACGCGGCGGAACTCGCCCGCGACGCCGTGCGGGGACTCGACGCCGTCTTGCGGGTGCCGACGCCGCAGGTCGTCGTCAAGGAGTTCGCCGACTCCGCGATCATGCTCGGGGTCCGCGTGTGGATCGACAACCCCAGCGCCCGGCGGAAGTGGCGCACGCGGACGGCCGTCGTGGGCGCGGTCAAGGAGGCGTTCGAGCGCGAGGGCGTGAAGATCCCCTTCCCCCAGCGCGAGGTCATGGGCCGCGAGGAGACCGGCGGCCTCCTGCTCTCGGAGGGACAGCGGCTCACGGGTGACCCCGAGTCCGCGACGGCCGAACCTGACGGCGGTCGGAGTCGACCCGACGAGGACGGCGGGGGTGACGGCTCGTGA
- a CDS encoding 16S ribosomal RNA methyltransferase A gives MDTDATGHRDPDRLMRRAGVSGNPDRDQHFLVDDRVLDRIPGYLPDSADRSHLLEIGGGTGALTDRLLAVAERVTVVERDAGLAAFLREEFSADVEDGRLSVVEGDALAVDLPDFSACVSNLPYGISSEVTFRLLPTERPLVLTFQLEFAERMAAEAGTSEYGRLSVGAQHYADVEVVERVPKEAFDPAPAVESAVVRTTPRAPDYAVDDEAFFLDFVKALFTQRRKTVRNAIRNTTHISGVADGSAVVERAPEELLAKRPGDLRPGEFAELTALAADHR, from the coding sequence ATGGATACGGACGCGACCGGTCACCGCGACCCCGACCGCCTCATGCGTCGGGCGGGCGTCAGCGGCAACCCCGACCGCGACCAGCACTTCCTCGTCGACGACCGGGTGCTCGATCGGATCCCCGGCTACCTGCCCGACTCCGCGGACCGGAGCCACCTGCTGGAGATCGGCGGCGGAACCGGCGCGCTCACCGACCGACTGCTCGCCGTGGCCGAGCGGGTGACGGTCGTCGAACGGGACGCCGGGCTCGCCGCGTTCCTCCGCGAGGAGTTCTCGGCCGACGTCGAGGACGGCCGGCTATCGGTCGTCGAGGGCGACGCGCTCGCGGTCGATCTCCCCGACTTCTCGGCGTGCGTCTCGAACTTACCCTACGGAATCTCCTCGGAGGTCACCTTTCGGCTCCTCCCGACCGAGCGGCCGCTCGTCTTGACCTTCCAGTTGGAGTTCGCCGAACGGATGGCCGCCGAGGCGGGGACGAGCGAGTACGGTCGACTCTCGGTCGGCGCACAGCACTACGCCGACGTCGAGGTCGTCGAACGAGTACCGAAAGAGGCGTTCGACCCCGCACCCGCGGTCGAGAGCGCCGTGGTCCGGACCACCCCCCGAGCGCCGGACTACGCCGTCGACGACGAGGCCTTCTTCCTCGACTTCGTGAAGGCGTTGTTCACCCAGCGACGGAAGACCGTCCGCAACGCGATCCGGAACACGACACACATCTCGGGCGTCGCAGACGGGTCGGCAGTCGTCGAGCGCGCCCCCGAGGAGCTGTTAGCGAAACGCCCCGGCGACCTCCGTCCCGGCGAGTTCGCCGAACTGACCGCGCTCGCCGCCGACCACCGCTGA
- a CDS encoding DUF655 domain-containing protein, producing MTTSESGDASGTSETEETTPSFAVVLDVLPHGRADDDRPRYKKSPLAYGLGEQDFRLVELRLGDDSDVSIGDRVVVEPSAERESVEEVRDIDYDALSNTALSELEYVVDEILTEHESRFVDFYNDAQPITIRLHQLNLLPGIGKKLRNNILDQRKRGPFESFADLEDRISGLHNPKDILAERIMSELRDDDLKYKAFVRREE from the coding sequence ATGACCACGAGCGAGAGCGGCGACGCTAGCGGCACCAGCGAGACGGAGGAGACAACCCCGAGCTTCGCCGTCGTTCTCGACGTTCTCCCGCACGGCCGTGCCGATGACGACCGCCCCCGGTACAAGAAGTCACCCCTGGCGTACGGCCTCGGCGAGCAGGACTTCCGGCTGGTCGAACTCCGGCTCGGCGACGACAGCGACGTGAGCATCGGCGACCGCGTCGTCGTCGAGCCGTCCGCTGAGCGCGAGAGCGTCGAAGAGGTCCGTGACATCGACTACGACGCCCTCTCGAACACCGCGCTGTCGGAGCTCGAGTACGTCGTCGACGAGATCCTCACCGAACACGAGTCACGCTTCGTCGACTTCTACAACGACGCCCAGCCGATCACCATCCGCCTCCACCAGCTGAACCTCCTGCCGGGGATCGGCAAGAAGCTCCGGAACAACATCCTCGACCAGCGAAAGCGTGGCCCGTTCGAGAGCTTCGCGGACCTCGAAGACAGGATCTCGGGGCTTCACAACCCGAAGGACATCCTCGCCGAACGGATCATGTCCGAACTCCGCGACGACGACCTCAAGTACAAGGCGTTCGTCCGGCGCGAGGAGTGA